From a single Cyclobacterium marinum DSM 745 genomic region:
- a CDS encoding aminotransferase class V-fold PLP-dependent enzyme, with the protein MDRREMLKNLAILPVGGGLMSMSPLMASPDKNVAKGPLALDKDIYKSIGVVPIINCRGTFTIIGGSIERPEVHAAMAAASKNFVQYDELAFAIGERLSEITKAEFGIVTAGCAAAMKHGTAACVTGGNPEKLLRIPDLSGLDKTEVIIPRHSRNVYDHAVRNIGITVVEVDSMEALEKAINPKTAMIYLLANRSSATGQPMSVEAIAKVAKKQNIPIMVDAAAENLSIPVVHFERGADMVAYSGGKAMCGPQCAGLLLGRKDLMLSAWQASSPHHGPGRDNKVGKEEMLGMLAAVEAWTTRDHEKEWDRWMDWLNLIAEKATKIKGVSYKINLPEGLNNRAPNLVISWDPAQFNITGAEVAELFGRSEPRIAIGSGGKDGVTSINVTPSQMQDGEAKVVANRLYDTLSEKRPAPDTSLAAPSGNIAGRWDINMSFFSSESTHHMILEQDGNWLNGTHKSDFAEQDVYGTIEGDTIKIRSHFRKPGDSVVYMFTGKLKNGEWSGEVFMGEYLTANFTAKKWESKKRKQQITVPGGPPLAT; encoded by the coding sequence ATGGATAGAAGAGAAATGTTAAAAAACCTGGCCATCCTACCTGTTGGAGGGGGCCTGATGAGTATGTCGCCACTTATGGCTTCGCCGGATAAAAATGTTGCTAAAGGGCCGCTTGCCCTTGATAAAGATATTTACAAGTCCATTGGAGTAGTTCCAATTATCAATTGCCGAGGTACATTCACCATTATAGGTGGATCCATCGAACGGCCGGAAGTACATGCTGCCATGGCTGCAGCCTCTAAAAACTTCGTTCAATATGACGAGTTGGCCTTTGCCATTGGTGAAAGGCTTTCAGAAATCACAAAAGCAGAATTTGGAATTGTCACAGCCGGTTGTGCTGCTGCGATGAAGCACGGTACTGCTGCTTGTGTTACAGGAGGTAATCCGGAAAAATTACTTAGAATTCCTGATTTATCAGGACTTGACAAAACTGAAGTAATCATCCCTAGACATTCCAGAAATGTCTATGACCATGCAGTAAGAAATATTGGAATTACTGTGGTAGAAGTTGACAGTATGGAAGCTTTGGAAAAAGCCATCAATCCAAAAACTGCCATGATTTATTTGCTAGCGAATAGGAGTTCTGCTACCGGCCAGCCAATGTCAGTTGAAGCCATTGCTAAAGTAGCAAAAAAACAAAACATCCCTATTATGGTGGATGCTGCTGCAGAAAACCTAAGTATCCCCGTAGTTCATTTTGAACGTGGAGCAGATATGGTAGCCTATAGTGGTGGAAAAGCCATGTGTGGGCCTCAGTGTGCCGGCCTGTTATTAGGTAGAAAAGACCTTATGCTTTCTGCTTGGCAAGCTAGCTCTCCACACCACGGACCGGGAAGAGACAATAAAGTAGGTAAAGAGGAAATGCTTGGTATGCTGGCAGCAGTAGAAGCATGGACTACTAGAGACCATGAAAAAGAATGGGATCGTTGGATGGATTGGTTGAATTTAATAGCAGAGAAAGCAACCAAAATTAAAGGTGTAAGTTATAAGATAAACCTACCTGAAGGCCTCAACAACCGGGCCCCAAATCTAGTTATCAGTTGGGATCCTGCCCAATTTAACATTACAGGTGCAGAAGTTGCCGAGTTATTTGGACGTTCTGAGCCTAGAATTGCTATCGGAAGCGGTGGTAAAGATGGTGTAACTTCGATTAATGTTACGCCAAGTCAAATGCAAGATGGAGAAGCAAAAGTAGTAGCCAATAGATTATACGATACGCTTTCTGAAAAGAGGCCGGCTCCTGATACAAGTTTGGCAGCACCTTCCGGAAATATTGCAGGCAGGTGGGACATCAACATGTCTTTCTTTAGCAGTGAAAGCACCCACCATATGATATTGGAACAAGATGGTAATTGGCTAAATGGAACTCATAAAAGCGATTTTGCCGAGCAAGATGTATATGGCACCATAGAAGGTGACACCATAAAAATTAGAAGCCATTTTAGAAAACCCGGAGATTCTGTAGTGTATATGTTTACCGGCAAATTAAAAAATGGAGAATGGTCCGGAGAAGTTTTTATGGGTGAATATTTAACGGCTAACTTCACAGCCAAAAAATGGGAATCCAAAAAACGCAAGCAACAAATTACCGTTCCGGGTGGACCTCCATTGGCCACTTGA
- a CDS encoding amidohydrolase/deacetylase family metallohydrolase, whose protein sequence is MRFLFTICLCIAYSFQGIGQEYDYLIKGAYLVDAKNKIHDTMDIAVLDGKIAAVAKNLSQSNSKKVIDASGLILSPGLIDPHTHVFVGSKSRTFADGFNSVSPDDFSFRSGVTTVVDAGTSGWRNFETFKANVIDASNTRVLAFLNIVGVGMSETESQENLSDMEVDKAFQTLQKYPDVLVGVKIGHYTGKDWLPFENALKASEKAGKPMLVECHLPEYSLADQLNKMRPGDIITHSFEEIDERLPIIDSAGNLHPFVKAAYANGINFDVGHGGAGFWFSQAIPAYQQGLVPTSFGTDLHRFSMNSGMKNMLNIMSKFINIGMSVEDVIGTATWKTAQAIQREDLGHLSIGAIADLTLSRLHKGEFGFIDAGKNKIEGNIKLETELTMKDGKIVYDLNGLAANQYH, encoded by the coding sequence ATGAGGTTTTTATTTACAATATGTCTTTGCATCGCTTACAGCTTTCAGGGAATCGGACAAGAATATGATTACCTTATAAAAGGTGCCTACCTAGTTGACGCAAAAAATAAGATTCATGACACCATGGATATCGCTGTTCTGGATGGAAAAATTGCCGCTGTAGCTAAAAATCTTTCCCAATCCAATTCAAAAAAGGTAATAGATGCTTCGGGGTTAATCCTCAGCCCAGGCTTAATCGATCCCCACACACATGTATTTGTAGGAAGTAAAAGCCGTACTTTCGCTGACGGATTCAACAGTGTTTCACCTGATGACTTCAGTTTTCGTTCTGGGGTCACCACAGTAGTGGATGCAGGCACTTCAGGTTGGAGAAATTTTGAAACTTTCAAAGCAAATGTTATTGATGCTTCCAATACCAGGGTTTTGGCATTTCTAAATATCGTAGGTGTAGGAATGAGTGAAACTGAAAGCCAGGAAAACCTGTCCGACATGGAGGTTGACAAGGCCTTTCAAACCCTACAAAAATATCCAGATGTTTTGGTGGGCGTAAAAATAGGCCACTATACCGGCAAAGATTGGCTTCCTTTTGAAAATGCATTAAAAGCTTCAGAAAAGGCTGGCAAACCTATGCTTGTAGAATGCCACTTGCCGGAATATTCACTGGCAGATCAATTGAACAAAATGAGGCCTGGAGACATTATTACTCATAGTTTTGAAGAAATTGATGAAAGACTGCCTATCATTGATTCGGCAGGAAATTTACACCCCTTTGTCAAAGCAGCTTATGCAAATGGGATAAATTTTGATGTGGGGCATGGGGGTGCCGGATTTTGGTTTAGCCAGGCCATTCCTGCTTACCAGCAAGGCTTGGTTCCAACATCTTTCGGTACAGACTTACATCGTTTTAGTATGAACAGCGGCATGAAGAATATGCTGAATATAATGTCAAAATTTATCAATATAGGAATGTCTGTGGAAGATGTCATTGGAACTGCAACTTGGAAAACTGCCCAGGCCATACAAAGAGAAGACCTAGGACACCTATCGATAGGGGCAATAGCAGATCTAACATTGTCAAGACTGCACAAAGGGGAATTTGGATTTATTGATGCAGGAAAAAATAAAATTGAAGGTAATATTAAATTAGAAACAGAGTTGACCATGAAGGACGGTAAAATAGTTTACGACCTTAACGGATTGGCAGCAAATCAATACCACTAA
- a CDS encoding amidohydrolase/deacetylase family metallohydrolase, whose protein sequence is MSLTKKFTKNFTFFLIFGLFLCFKAQSQEIDLLLKGGHVIDPKNGINEPYDIGISGKHIVKVAKNISENTAKKTIDLEGYYVTPGLIDMHVHVFNGADTESYIANALTSLPPDGFTFRSGVTTVVDAGSSGWRNFRQFKKQTIDQSKTRVLALLNIVGTGMYGRLEEQDVTDMNPTMTANMIKKMFPDILVGIKSAHYWGDFTQVDLAVTAGKLADVPVMVDFGEHQPPNSIESLFMEHLRPGDIFTHTFSYGPNNRETIVDEALKVKPFVFEAQKRGINFDVGHGGGAFSFRQAIPAIQQGFLPNVISSDLHSQSMNSGFKDMANLLSKFMNMGLTMEEVVLRATWNPAQVINRKDLGHLDEGAEADIAVFTLRKGDFGFLDIRRTKIDGDRRLETEMTIRSGKVVWDLNGLSVPYWESEFK, encoded by the coding sequence ATGTCCTTGACAAAAAAATTTACTAAAAACTTCACCTTTTTCCTCATTTTTGGCCTATTTCTATGTTTCAAGGCACAATCTCAGGAAATCGACTTATTACTTAAAGGGGGCCATGTCATCGATCCTAAAAATGGAATCAATGAGCCCTATGATATTGGCATCAGTGGAAAGCATATTGTTAAGGTTGCCAAAAACATCTCAGAAAATACCGCTAAAAAAACCATTGACCTCGAAGGTTACTATGTGACCCCAGGCTTAATCGACATGCATGTCCATGTTTTTAATGGAGCAGATACAGAGTCTTATATTGCCAATGCATTGACCAGTTTACCCCCTGATGGTTTTACTTTCAGATCAGGAGTGACCACCGTCGTCGATGCCGGTTCTTCAGGCTGGAGAAATTTCCGCCAGTTTAAAAAACAAACCATAGACCAATCGAAAACGAGGGTTTTGGCACTATTGAATATAGTGGGAACTGGCATGTATGGGCGCCTGGAAGAACAAGATGTAACAGACATGAACCCCACCATGACGGCCAATATGATAAAGAAGATGTTTCCGGATATCTTGGTTGGGATAAAATCAGCTCATTATTGGGGAGACTTCACGCAGGTAGACTTGGCAGTTACTGCCGGAAAATTGGCGGATGTTCCTGTCATGGTAGATTTTGGAGAACATCAGCCGCCAAACTCCATAGAGTCACTGTTTATGGAGCACTTAAGGCCCGGTGATATTTTCACCCACACCTTTTCTTATGGCCCGAATAACAGGGAAACCATTGTGGATGAAGCGCTCAAAGTCAAACCATTTGTCTTTGAGGCACAAAAAAGAGGAATAAATTTCGATGTAGGACATGGAGGTGGAGCTTTTTCCTTTCGTCAAGCCATACCTGCCATACAGCAAGGCTTTTTACCCAATGTAATAAGTTCGGATTTGCACAGTCAAAGTATGAACAGTGGCTTTAAGGATATGGCAAATTTGCTGTCTAAGTTTATGAATATGGGATTAACCATGGAAGAAGTAGTGCTTAGGGCCACATGGAATCCTGCCCAGGTAATCAACCGAAAGGATCTTGGCCATTTGGACGAGGGAGCTGAAGCTGACATTGCGGTATTCACCCTTAGAAAAGGAGATTTCGGTTTTTTAGATATAAGAAGAACCAAGATAGACGGAGACAGAAGGTTAGAAACAGAAATGACCATTCGTTCAGGAAAGGTTGTTTGGGATTTAAATGGACTAAGTGTTCCTTATTGGGAGTCTGAGTTTAAATAG
- a CDS encoding Nramp family divalent metal transporter encodes MEQESKTGNSNFFQKIWLWMLGIGPGIFCIGYTIGTGSVTSMAKAGSEFGMQLLWVLMLSCVFAWVLMEAYGRYAVVTGQTSIYSFKTKLKGGKLISFLVVGGIILAQWNSLSGILGLSANAIYEMVTLFFPGMGGGNAYWIILGIAIALILIMYALLWVGQYTFFEKVLVIFVTIMGVSFIISMFVVLPDPTEMAKGLLPSIPQVAGGKLLVAAFVGTTMAAPTFVVRPLLMKGKGWGPANTKDQSKDALTGAVLMLIINLSIMAAATGALHAEGKTIDKVMDMVYLLEPVAGKFAVALFMTGALSAGLSSVFPILMVAPLLVADYKEGELDTNSVRFKVLTGVACIVGLTVPILGANPIFAQILTQVAAVFVLPLVIACIMYLVNQKSLMGEHKAGLLLNIGLIAAFVFACIISYTGGLALLELL; translated from the coding sequence ATGGAACAAGAAAGTAAAACAGGCAACAGCAATTTTTTTCAAAAGATTTGGTTGTGGATGCTGGGAATTGGTCCCGGTATTTTTTGTATAGGATATACCATAGGTACCGGCAGTGTTACTTCCATGGCTAAGGCTGGGAGTGAGTTTGGTATGCAATTGCTATGGGTGCTAATGTTGAGCTGTGTATTCGCTTGGGTGCTGATGGAGGCTTATGGAAGGTATGCGGTAGTCACCGGTCAGACATCCATTTACAGTTTCAAAACCAAATTAAAAGGGGGGAAGTTGATCTCCTTTTTGGTTGTGGGAGGTATCATTCTTGCCCAATGGAATTCCTTGTCAGGTATATTGGGGCTAAGTGCCAATGCCATTTATGAAATGGTTACGCTTTTTTTCCCTGGAATGGGCGGAGGAAATGCTTACTGGATCATATTAGGGATTGCCATCGCATTGATCCTAATTATGTATGCCTTACTTTGGGTAGGTCAATATACCTTTTTTGAAAAGGTGTTGGTGATATTTGTAACCATCATGGGTGTATCTTTTATTATTTCCATGTTTGTGGTTTTACCGGATCCTACAGAAATGGCCAAGGGTTTGTTGCCGAGTATCCCGCAGGTAGCGGGAGGTAAGTTGCTTGTAGCTGCTTTTGTAGGGACCACCATGGCAGCACCGACCTTTGTGGTCAGACCGCTCTTGATGAAAGGTAAAGGATGGGGCCCTGCCAATACTAAGGATCAGTCAAAAGATGCCTTAACAGGGGCGGTGCTTATGTTAATTATTAATTTGTCTATTATGGCTGCTGCTACTGGAGCCTTGCATGCCGAAGGAAAGACCATTGACAAGGTGATGGATATGGTTTATTTATTGGAGCCGGTGGCAGGGAAGTTTGCCGTTGCTTTATTTATGACCGGTGCTTTAAGTGCAGGATTATCTTCAGTTTTCCCTATTCTTATGGTTGCCCCACTACTAGTAGCTGATTATAAAGAAGGGGAGTTGGATACCAATTCAGTTCGCTTCAAGGTGTTGACCGGTGTGGCTTGTATAGTAGGGTTAACGGTCCCTATCCTTGGAGCCAACCCAATCTTTGCTCAGATTCTAACGCAGGTGGCTGCAGTGTTTGTTTTGCCATTAGTCATTGCCTGTATCATGTACCTCGTCAATCAAAAATCTCTGATGGGAGAACATAAAGCCGGATTATTGTTGAATATTGGTTTAATAGCGGCATTTGTATTTGCCTGTATCATTTCTTATACCGGAGGGCTGGCATTGTTAGAGTTGTTGTAG
- a CDS encoding PQQ-dependent sugar dehydrogenase, which translates to MKSYNLPLIKILIFFPLFCYILYSCNPPPKFPPTSPNNNGLILPDGFGVLVVADSIGKARHLAVNDNGDIYVKLRYAKGTGSNVALRDTTGDGKADIITYFGDYNDEGSLANGMRIHDGYLYYSAARVVYRNKLVPGQLIPDSPMEVVLTDDHEHGIHWHITKPVSFDNEGYMYVPFGSPSNACQDMANKPGGIPGSTGIDPCPELIEHGGVWRFKMDKLNMTQKDGELYATGIRSVVAMDFNHEDKNLYLVMHGRDNLHLLYPEKYSQWESAVLPSEEFIRVEEGGDYGWPYCYYDQIKGKKVLAPEYGGDGEIIGRCADMEDPVMGFPGHWAPNDLLFYTGDQFPERYKNGAFIAFHGSTNRSPYQQSGYFVAFVPFKDGQVSGDWEVFANGFAGKELIINTNDADFRPMGLAQGPDGSLYVSDSRVGKIWRILYKGDKTTFGEAELAKMKGQKLVANIRNPHPEEDNLDKGQLPEGKKVYNTYCSPCHQRDGNGAKGRIPELRNTDWVTGDKSRLINIVLNGLEGEIEVNGELYDNIMPAHQFLTDKQISQVLTFIRKNFENNASSVSKEDVAKIRAKILK; encoded by the coding sequence ATGAAATCCTACAATCTACCACTCATAAAAATTTTGATTTTTTTTCCACTTTTTTGTTACATACTTTATTCTTGCAACCCCCCTCCAAAATTTCCACCTACATCACCGAATAATAATGGCCTTATCCTTCCTGATGGTTTTGGGGTTTTGGTGGTAGCAGACAGCATCGGAAAAGCCCGGCATCTGGCAGTAAATGACAATGGAGACATTTATGTGAAGCTGAGGTATGCCAAAGGTACAGGATCTAATGTGGCACTGCGGGATACTACCGGAGATGGTAAAGCAGACATCATTACTTACTTCGGAGATTATAATGATGAAGGCAGCCTTGCCAATGGGATGCGCATCCATGATGGCTACCTATATTATAGTGCCGCAAGAGTGGTGTACAGAAACAAACTGGTTCCCGGACAACTCATTCCTGATTCACCAATGGAAGTAGTACTAACAGATGACCACGAACATGGAATTCATTGGCACATTACTAAGCCTGTCTCCTTTGATAATGAAGGTTACATGTATGTTCCCTTTGGGAGCCCTTCTAATGCTTGTCAAGATATGGCCAATAAACCAGGCGGGATTCCGGGTTCCACCGGCATAGACCCTTGTCCCGAATTAATCGAACACGGCGGGGTTTGGCGATTCAAAATGGACAAATTAAATATGACCCAAAAAGATGGTGAATTGTATGCCACCGGTATTAGAAGTGTAGTGGCAATGGATTTTAATCATGAAGACAAAAACCTTTACTTGGTTATGCATGGCAGAGACAACCTCCACCTGTTGTACCCTGAAAAGTATTCTCAATGGGAAAGCGCTGTTTTGCCTTCGGAAGAATTTATTCGTGTCGAAGAAGGTGGAGACTATGGCTGGCCTTATTGTTATTACGATCAGATCAAGGGAAAAAAGGTACTCGCACCTGAATATGGCGGCGATGGTGAAATTATTGGTCGCTGTGCAGACATGGAGGATCCGGTAATGGGCTTTCCCGGACACTGGGCGCCCAACGACTTGCTATTTTATACCGGAGATCAATTTCCGGAACGTTATAAAAATGGAGCTTTTATCGCTTTCCATGGCTCAACTAATCGCTCACCCTACCAACAATCAGGGTATTTTGTAGCTTTTGTACCATTTAAAGATGGCCAAGTAAGTGGTGATTGGGAAGTGTTTGCAAATGGTTTTGCAGGTAAAGAACTTATTATCAATACAAATGATGCAGATTTTAGACCCATGGGTTTGGCACAAGGGCCTGATGGATCATTGTATGTTTCAGATTCAAGAGTAGGAAAAATCTGGAGGATTCTATATAAAGGTGACAAAACTACATTTGGAGAAGCTGAGTTGGCCAAAATGAAAGGACAAAAATTAGTCGCCAATATAAGAAACCCTCATCCCGAGGAAGACAACTTGGACAAAGGGCAGCTGCCTGAAGGTAAAAAAGTGTACAATACCTATTGTTCCCCCTGTCATCAAAGAGATGGTAATGGGGCGAAAGGCAGAATTCCCGAATTAAGGAATACCGATTGGGTCACCGGAGATAAATCAAGACTTATTAATATTGTACTTAATGGCCTTGAAGGAGAAATTGAGGTCAATGGAGAACTATACGACAATATCATGCCGGCCCATCAATTTCTTACAGATAAACAAATTTCACAGGTGCTAACTTTTATTAGGAAAAACTTTGAAAATAATGCTTCCTCAGTCTCTAAAGAAGATGTAGCAAAAATTAGGGCTAAAATTTTAAAATAA
- a CDS encoding SusC/RagA family TonB-linked outer membrane protein, with protein sequence MKKRLLVFFLALFTIQAMAQNRTITGTVTDADADAPLPGVSILVKGTNTGTITDIDGNYSVDVTDPSAVLVFSYLGYGKMERAVGNNSEINVALEAEESALSEVVVTAFGLEREKKALTYTTQEVNTEELTQARELNVVNSLSGKVAGLSINRSGTGVGGSTRVVLRGNRSISGDSQPLYIVDGVPAKGIETINPDDIESINVLKGPNAAALYGSRANNGAIVVTTKRGSEGGFKVSLNTSYMFDQPLIMTDFQNEYGQGSNGVYSPTSEFSWGPALDGSTVAHWSPDPNRATDSYSYSAQPNNVSDFYQTGHNLATTLAISGGNDRNQTYFSYTFTDAAGVVPGNELGRHSINLRLTNKLTDKLTLDSKINYIRQDIDNQLSTGENYRNPTRHILRLPRNITTSDISNFEYIDESGLLRQNYFNPGSNGGANPYWAANRNLKNNTFDRIVAFSSLNYEVTDGLTVLGRVSMDRTFSTGEEILYNDSYIIAQNGYYGVSQAESMEINTDFLVSYEKSLSDDWYFNINAGGNSRINRNSSLSSNTGQNMVVPNYFALSNTSQVVSSYGVGSPKDVNSLYAFGQLAWKNAIFLDITARNDWSSTLPKENWSFFYPSVGLNAVISDLFEFPSWFTFAKARGSFAEVGNDTDPYQLQRTAAFAAGGIGGYVSLSTQLPNTNLLPETTRSIELGADLRFLDNRLGVDFTYYKTNSFDQLFTVALPVGSGASSFFTNGGDIQNEGIEVVLNITPVRRADFDWNITTNFARNISMVNEINDERPSIVVGSDFLREFRIEEGLPFGEVYSRGYLRNDDGAVIVGDNGVPLTTAGKTVRVGNYNPIWTGGIQNTFKYKNFTANFTIDFRQGGSISSFTNAVIYADGVTEETLYGRDGGLIFGDNFMSDETAVMQLADGSYVPNTIETTAELFWVNMGGRNAPIGEVFSVSATNIRMREAVIGYAVPASKLEGLPLSSVSISFVARNLFFFLNEAGNIDPDVTTGTSASAVGFDSFAPPTARSFGFNLNLGF encoded by the coding sequence ATGAAAAAAAGATTACTCGTGTTTTTTCTGGCCTTGTTTACGATACAAGCAATGGCGCAGAATCGAACCATCACAGGAACTGTGACGGACGCAGACGCTGATGCCCCATTACCGGGAGTCAGTATATTGGTAAAAGGAACCAATACAGGTACCATCACTGACATCGATGGTAATTATAGTGTAGATGTCACTGATCCATCTGCTGTTTTGGTATTTTCCTATCTAGGATATGGAAAAATGGAAAGAGCTGTTGGAAACAATAGTGAGATCAACGTAGCTCTTGAAGCTGAAGAATCAGCTCTTTCCGAAGTAGTAGTAACTGCCTTTGGTTTAGAAAGAGAAAAGAAAGCTTTGACGTACACAACTCAAGAAGTTAATACAGAAGAGCTTACCCAAGCAAGAGAACTAAACGTTGTAAACTCTCTTTCCGGTAAAGTAGCAGGTCTTTCCATTAACCGTTCTGGTACTGGTGTAGGTGGTTCTACTAGGGTAGTATTAAGGGGTAACAGATCTATTAGTGGAGACAGTCAGCCACTTTATATAGTTGATGGTGTTCCTGCCAAAGGTATTGAAACCATTAACCCTGATGATATCGAAAGTATCAACGTATTGAAAGGTCCAAATGCAGCAGCACTTTATGGTAGCCGTGCAAACAACGGTGCCATCGTGGTAACTACTAAAAGAGGATCTGAAGGTGGATTTAAAGTAAGTTTAAATACTTCCTATATGTTTGATCAACCATTGATTATGACAGACTTTCAGAATGAATATGGTCAAGGAAGTAATGGTGTTTATTCTCCAACTTCTGAATTCTCTTGGGGTCCTGCCTTAGATGGTTCTACTGTAGCGCATTGGTCTCCGGATCCAAACAGAGCGACTGATAGTTATTCCTATTCTGCTCAGCCTAACAATGTAAGCGATTTCTATCAAACCGGTCATAACTTGGCTACTACATTGGCTATTAGTGGTGGTAATGACAGAAATCAGACATATTTCTCTTATACTTTTACTGATGCAGCGGGTGTTGTACCTGGAAATGAGTTGGGAAGACACAGTATCAACTTGAGGTTGACAAATAAATTGACAGATAAATTGACTTTAGATTCTAAAATCAATTACATCCGTCAGGATATTGACAACCAACTGTCTACAGGTGAGAACTATCGTAATCCAACAAGACATATATTAAGGTTACCTAGAAATATCACAACTTCGGATATTTCAAATTTTGAATACATTGATGAGTCAGGACTTTTGCGTCAAAACTATTTCAATCCTGGATCCAATGGTGGAGCCAACCCATATTGGGCAGCCAATAGAAACCTTAAGAATAATACTTTTGACAGAATTGTGGCTTTTAGTTCATTGAACTACGAAGTTACGGATGGTTTAACAGTATTAGGTAGGGTTTCTATGGACCGTACTTTCAGTACAGGAGAAGAAATATTATACAATGATTCTTATATCATTGCTCAGAATGGATATTATGGTGTGAGTCAGGCAGAAAGTATGGAAATCAATACGGACTTCTTGGTTTCTTATGAGAAATCATTAAGTGATGATTGGTATTTCAATATTAATGCAGGTGGAAACTCAAGAATCAACAGAAACTCTAGCTTGTCTTCTAATACCGGCCAAAACATGGTCGTTCCAAACTATTTTGCTCTTAGTAACACCTCTCAAGTTGTTTCTTCTTATGGTGTAGGTAGTCCTAAGGATGTTAATTCACTTTACGCTTTTGGTCAGTTGGCATGGAAAAATGCCATCTTCTTAGACATTACTGCTAGAAATGACTGGTCGTCTACATTGCCAAAAGAAAACTGGTCTTTCTTCTACCCATCTGTAGGTCTTAATGCGGTGATTTCTGATTTATTTGAATTCCCTTCTTGGTTTACTTTTGCTAAGGCAAGAGGTTCATTTGCAGAAGTGGGTAACGATACTGATCCTTATCAATTGCAAAGAACTGCTGCTTTTGCTGCAGGTGGTATAGGTGGTTATGTTTCTTTGAGTACACAATTACCAAATACGAATTTACTTCCAGAAACCACAAGATCTATAGAATTAGGAGCTGACTTAAGGTTCTTGGATAACAGATTGGGTGTTGATTTCACTTACTACAAAACCAACTCATTTGATCAGTTGTTTACTGTTGCCTTGCCTGTAGGTTCCGGAGCTTCCAGCTTCTTTACCAACGGTGGAGATATTCAGAATGAAGGAATTGAAGTAGTACTTAACATCACTCCTGTTAGAAGAGCTGATTTTGATTGGAATATCACTACTAACTTCGCTAGAAATATTTCTATGGTTAATGAAATCAATGATGAGAGACCAAGTATCGTTGTTGGAAGTGATTTCTTGAGAGAATTTAGAATTGAAGAAGGTTTGCCATTTGGTGAAGTATATTCTAGAGGTTATTTGAGAAATGATGATGGAGCTGTAATTGTTGGAGATAATGGTGTTCCATTGACTACTGCAGGTAAAACTGTAAGGGTTGGAAATTATAATCCAATTTGGACCGGTGGTATCCAAAATACCTTTAAATACAAAAACTTCACTGCCAACTTTACTATAGACTTCAGACAAGGTGGTAGCATTTCTTCTTTCACCAATGCTGTGATTTATGCTGATGGTGTAACTGAAGAAACACTTTATGGTAGAGATGGTGGTTTGATCTTTGGTGACAACTTTATGTCAGATGAAACTGCTGTAATGCAGCTTGCAGATGGAAGCTACGTACCTAATACTATAGAAACTACTGCTGAACTGTTTTGGGTAAATATGGGAGGTAGAAATGCACCTATCGGAGAAGTATTCTCTGTATCTGCTACCAACATCAGAATGAGAGAAGCTGTGATCGGTTATGCTGTTCCTGCTAGTAAACTAGAAGGATTGCCTTTGAGCTCTGTTAGTATTTCTTTCGTAGCTAGAAACTTATTCTTCTTCTTAAATGAAGCTGGAAATATTGATCCGGATGTGACCACTGGAACATCTGCATCGGCCGTAGGATTTGACTCCTTCGCTCCGCCGACAGCCAGATCTTTTGGTTTTAATCTTAATTTAGGATTTTAA